The Deltaproteobacteria bacterium genome contains the following window.
TTAAAGAGGGCGCTTCCATCGACGGTTTCAGGAAAGGAAAGGCGCCAAAGGCAGTATTGGAAAGCCGTTATAAGGACAGTGTGCTTGGAGGGGTTGGTACAAAGCTTATTGAGAACTCATATCAAAAGGTTATCGAAGAAAAAAAACTGTCTCTTGTCGCGCAGCCTGAAATAGAGGTTATTAGCAGCATAGAAGAAGGACAGCCCTTTTCATACAACATGACTCTTGAAATAAAGCCTATTGTAAATGTTGAAGGTTATATCGGCATAAAACTTAAAAGAGAGAGAGTAACAGTTGGGGATGATGATATAGAAAAAGGCATGGAGCTGTTAAGGGAAAGGAGCGCCTACGTTAAAGAGGTTGAGCGGCCTGCGCAGGATAGGGATTTGGTTATTATGGGTTTTGAGGGGTTTTATTCAGACGGCAAGCCTATTGAAAGTACGAAGGCATCCGATTATCCTGTGGTAATTGGCACGCATGCCCTTTCCCCTGCCATTGAGGACGCATTAAAGGGGATGAAAAAGGGGGATGAAAAAGAGATTAAGATGCCACTCCCTGAGGGATTTAAACATGAAAAGCTTGCAGGCAAGGAGGTGGTTTTTAAGGTAAAGGTTAAGGGGGTAAAGGAGAGGATATTGCCCGCCATTGATGATGAATTTGCAAAGGATTTAAAATTTGACAATATTGCCCAGTTAAAGGATAGGGTAAAAGAGGGCCTAACGCGTGAGAAAGAGGGTGTGGAAAAGGAAAGGCTTAGAAAAGAGGCTATTGATAAGCTCATTGAACAGAATAAGTTTGACGCCCCACCTTCGCTTGTGGCGAATTATTTGCAGTCATTTGTCTCAAAGGATCTGGAGAGGATAGGAAAAGGAAATTTAGGGCCGGAGGAGCTTTCAGAGATGGAGACGAACCCTGAAAAACTGAAAGAGAATTATGCTGTAGTGGCGGATGCAAGGGTCAAGGGAGAGATGATATTGGATGCCATAGCAAGGCAGGAAAATATAACCGTTTCGGAAGATGAGATAAATTTGAGGATAAAGGCAATGGCCGCTCAACGTCATCAAAGTGTTGATGAGTTTAAAAAACAGCTTGCGGAACATAAAGCTGAATCTATGGTGGCAGTAGGAATGCTGGAGGAAAAGGTGTTTGATTTTATCATGGCAAAGGCTGATATAACGGTGGAGACAAAATGACGCTTATCCCAATGGTGGTTGAGCAGACAGGCCGCGGTGAGCGGGCCTATGATATTTATTCGAGGCTGTTAAAAGAAAGGATAATATTTCTTGGCACAGCTATTGACGATGATGTGGCTAATCTTGTAATAGCCCAGATGCTTTTTCTTGAATCAGAGGACCCTGACAGGGAGATACATCTTTATATAAATTCGCCCGGCGGGATTGTAAGCGCGGGGATGGCGATATACGATACAATGCAGTATGTTAAACCAACGGTTTCAACAATGTGTATGGGGCAGGCGGCGAGCATGGGAGCCCTTCTTCTTGCAGGAGGGGCAAAGGGTAAAAGATGCGCCCTTCCCCATTCAAGGATTTTGATACACCAGCCGCTTGGAGGCGCGCAGGGGCAGGCGACTGACATAGGCATTCAGGCAAGGGAGATATTAAGACTCAGGGAAGAGCTGAATGAGATACTCGCAAAGCACACCGGCCAGCCGATTGAGAAGATAAGCAGAGATACTGAGAGGGATTTTTTTATGACTGGCGGGCAGGCAAAGGAATATGGTATAATCGATGCGGTAATAGAGAAGCGGGCAACTCTCAAAGCGTAGATTATATCTGGAAGGAGGCTGTATGGCAGATAAAAAAAGAGGAGATTCGACCCTGATCTGTTCGTTCTGCGGTAAAAACCAAGCTGAGGTAAAAAAGCTGATCGCCGGTCCAATGGTCTATATATGCGATGGGTGTGTGGAGTTGTGCAATGATATAATCGGCGAAGAATATGACAAGGAAGAAGTCCTGCATGCCAGGGAACTGACGATTCCGAAGCCTGCGGAGATAAGGAAGATATTGGATGAACATGTTGTAGGACAGGATAGGGCAAAGAAGATCCTCTCTGTCGCGGTCCATAATCATTATAAAAGGATTGAAAGCAGGGAGAAGAAGTTCAATATGGGCGGCGTTGAACTTCAGAAAAGCAATGTACTTCTGCTCGGCCCGACCGGCTCAGGCAAGACACTTCTTGCCCAGACCCTTGCAAAGATATTAAATGTCCCGTTTACCATAGCCGACGCCACAACCCTGACAGAGGCGGGTTATGTAGGCGAGGATGTTGAAAATATAATCTTAAGCCTTTTGCAAAATTCCAATTATGAAATAGACAAGTGCCAGAAGGGGATTGTCTATATTGATGAGATAGACAAGATATCAAGAAAGTCCGACAATCCGTCTATTACAAGGGATGTCTCAGGCGAAGGGGTTCAGCAGGCGCTTTTAAAGATAATTGAGGGGACTATCGCAAGCATCCCCCCAAAGGGCGGCAGGAAGCATCCCCAGCAGGAATTCCTTCAGGTTGATACAACCAATATACTTTTTATATGCGGCGGCGCCTTTACCGGATTGGAAAATATCATTCAGCAGAGGATAGGCAAGAAGACCGTTGGTTTTGGCGCGGATATAAAAAAGAAGGAAGAGCGGCAGGTAAATGAACTCCTCCGCGAGATAGAGCCTCAGGATCTGTTAAAATACGGCCTGATACCTGAATTTGTCGGAAGGCTGCCTGTTGTAGCTGTTCTGGATGAACTGAATGAGCATGCCCTTATTAAAATACTGACAGAGCCGCGCAATGCGCTTGTCAAGCAGTATCAAAAGCTTTTCGAACTTGAGAATGTAAAGCTTAATTTTACAGACAGCGCCCTTGCGGCAGTTGCAAGGGAGGCAATGAAAAGAAAAACTGGCGCCAGGGGGCTTCGGGCCATTCTTGAAAACGCCATGCTGGATGTAATGTATGAGATGCCGTCGCAGGCTAATGTAAGGGAATGTCTTGTGAATGAAGATATGATACTTGGCAGGGGAACTCCGATAATGGTTTACGAGAAAAAGGCAGAATCAGCATAAAGACAGTGATTAAAGATTGTCTGGGGGTGAATAATGTTTTTTAAAGACAATAAAGATATGGATGAGAAAATAAAAGAGATGTCGGTTCCGCTTATACCTTTGCGGGATATAGTAGTTTTTCCGCATATGGTTGTGCCGCTTTTTGTAGGTAGGGATAAGTCTGTAAAGGCGCTGGAGCTTGCCGTGTCGCAGGATAAAAGCATTCTGCTTGCGGCGCAGAAAAAGGCAAAGACAGACGACCCGGCAGAGGGAGATATTTATGAGATTGGAACCATTGGCAATATACTGCAACTTTTGAGGCTGCCTGACGGAAGCGTAAAGGCGCTTGTGGAAGGTGTGAAAAGGGCAAGGATAAAGGAATTTATTCCTTCAAAGGAATGTTTCATAGTTAAGGTTGATGAAATAGCAGAAGAGGTAGATGATACTGTAGAAACAGAGGCGCTTATAAGGAATGTAGTCAAGGCCTTTGAGGTATATGTAAAACTCAACAAAAAGATACCTCCTGAGATGATTATGTCAGTGTCTTCAATTGATGACCCAGGCAGGCTTGCAGACATCATAGCCAGCCACCTCCTGATAAAACTCCATGATAAACAAGCCCTTCTGGAACTTGCAAATGCCACACACAGGCTTGAAAGACTCTATGGTTTTATGGAGGGCGAGATAGAGATACTTGAGGCTGAGCATAAGATAAAACAGCGCGTCAAAAAGCAGATGGAGAAGACGCAGAAAGAGTATTATTTAAGCGAGCAGATGAAGGCTATCCAGAAGGAACTTGGCGAGAAAGATGAATTTAAGGGCGAAATGCAGGAACTGGAAGAGAAGATAAAGAATAAGAAGTTCTCCAAGGAGGCCGCAAAAAAGGCCAAGCAGGAATTAAAAAAGCTCAAGTTTATGCCGCCTATGGCCGCTGAGGCCACAGTGGTTAGAAACTATCTGGACTGGTTGTTATCCCTTCCGTGGGCAGAGGTGACAGAAGAGGAAAAGGATATAAATGAAGCGGAGAAGCGCCTTGAAGAAGACCACTATGGCCTGAAACAGGTCAAAGAGAGGATTGTTGAACATCTTGCTGTCCATGGCCTTGTAGAGGAGATGAAAGGGCCGATATTGTGCCTTGTGGGGCCGCCTGGGGTCGGAAAGACCTCATTGGCTAAATCCATTGCGAGGGCGACAAACAGAAAATTTGTCCGCTTATCCCTTGGAGGGGTAAGGGATGAGGCTGAGATAAGGGGGCACCGCCGGACATATATAGGCTCTATGCCAGGCAGGATAATCCAGTCTTTAAAAAAGGCAGGCGCAAATAACCCTGTTTTCTTATTGGACGAGGTTGATAAGATGTCTACAGATTTTCGGGGCGACCCGGCGTCTGCGCTGCTTGAGGTTTTGGACCCCGAACAGAACCATACCTTCAACGACCACTATCTTGACTTAGACTATGACCTTTCAAAGGTAATGTTTATAACCACGGCAAACAACCTTCAGGGGATTCCGTATCCTTTATTGGACAGGATGGAAATAATAAGGATAGCCGGCTACACAGAGATGGAGAAGGTCCACATTGCCAAAAGATTTCTTATGCCGAAACAATTAAAGGCGCATGGTCTTTCTGACACGAATCTTGAAATCCCCGACGGCGCGGTTATGGCCATTATAAGAAGATATACAAGAGAGGCGGGTGTAAGGAATCTGGAGAGGGAGATCGCCTCTATTTGCAGAAAGGCTGCAAAGGAGGTTCTGCAAAAGGGCAAGGATATAAATATAAGAGTATCTGCCAAAGGTCTTGCTAAATACCTTAGCATACCAAAATATAGCTATGGCAGAATGGAAGAAAAGGATGAGACAGGGGTTTCAACCGGTCTGGCATGGACAGAGGCCGGAGGAGAGCTTTTATCAATAGAGGTAACGGTGGTTCCCGGAAAAGGCAAACTCATCATAACAGGGAAACTTGGCGATGTGATGCAGGAGTCTGCCCAGGCAGCCCTGACATATATACGTTCAAGGGCGGATGTTCTTGGTATAGAAAAGGATTTATACCAGAAGGTTGATATACATATACATGTGCCGGAAGGCGCGATACCGAAAGACGGGCCGTCCGCCGGCATTGCAATGGCCACAGCGATTGCCTCCGCCCTTATGAAGGTTCCTGTAAAAAAGGATATTGCCATGACAGGCGAGATTACTCTTCGCGGAAAGGTTCTGCCTATCGGCGGTTTAAAGGAAAAGATCCTTGCCGCGCACAGGGGTTTGATACCAAAGGTCCTTGTGCCAAAGGAAAACGAAAAAGACATAAAAGATATCCCTTCAAGTGTTTTGAAAAAAGTGGAAATTATTTTTGTAGGGCATATGGATGATGTGTTAAAGGCCGCTCTTGTTCTGGAAAGGCCTGACGAGATATTTAAAAAGGCTCAGGAAAAGGATATATATCAAAAAGAAGGTATCTCTGGCACACCGGCGCAAAACGAGGGGATTATCACCCACTAAATGCCCAATTATACACAACGACATAAATAAATCCGCATACAGAGCGTCAGAACAAAGCAGACCAAGGCGCGACGAAGCGAGGAGTGAGGCGTATTTTTAGCATACGCCGCAACGATGAGCGAGGAGCAACGCAGGTATGCGAAGTTATGACGCTCTGTATAGTCCTGTAGAGACGCATCGCAATGCGTTTCTACTACCTACATGCAAAAACCCAGAAATCCCATCCCGACAGTGGACATTATAATCGAACTCAAAAAACAGGGCATTGCCCTTATAGAAAGGAAAAACCCGCCTTTTGGCTGGGCAATTCCCGGCGGCTTTGTGGATTACGGGGAGACACTTGAAGAGGCGGCAAAAAGAGAGGCATTGGAAGAAACCTCTCTGAATGTAAAGTTGAAGTGTCAGCTCCATTCCTATTCGGACCCAAAAAGGGATAACAGATTTCATACCGTCTCTACTGTTTTTGTTGCAGAGGCGGATGGAACTCCAACAGCAGGGGATGATGCAAAAGGTATCGGCGTTTTTACAGAGGATAATTTGCCGGAGCCTCTGGCATTTGATCATAAGATGATATTGGAATATTATTTCAGATGGAAAAGGGAGGGGTTTAAAGTATTTGAAATTGAAGGATTCAAATTGTAGATTTTAAATTAAAAATAAGCTATGCCCCTTTCAAAAGAAGATAAATTGCTTCTCTTAAATATAGCAAGACAAACCATTGAATCCTGTATCAAGGCAAGAAAGATCCCATGTTTTGATGTGCAGAGCCAGTCATTGCTGGAAAGCCGCGGGGTTTTTGTTTGTATTAAGGAATCGGGGGAACTACGGGGATGCATCGGCGTATTCACATCAGATAAGCCTCTATATCTGACGGTAGTAGATATGGCTGTTTGTGCCTCTACCCAGGACCCCAGGTTTTCACCGCTAATACCTTCTAAACTTTCAAAAATATCCATTGAACTCTCATGTCTTACACCGATGAAAAAGATAAAAGATGTATCCGAGATACAAGTAGGGAGGCACGGCATTTATATTGTCAAAGGATATTGCAGGGGCGTCCTTCTCCCCCAGGTTGCAACAGAATGCGGATGGGACCGCGATACCTTTTTAGAACACACCTGCCTTAAGGCAGGCCTTCAACCCGGCTGCTGGAAAGAGAGCGGCGCTGATATATATACATTTGAGGCAGAGGTGTTTGGGGAAGGAATGAAAACTGATCGCTGTCTTTGATGGCGGAGAAGGGGGGATTCGAACCCCCGGTAGAGTTTTACCCCTACAACTGATTAGCAGTCAGCTGCCTTCAGCCGCTCGGCCACCTCTCCATACAATCCTTACAGTCTAAATACACATCAGCTTTTAATTTCTAACATTTTTTTTTATTAAAGTCAAAATCTTTAAATTTTTTCCTTCACATTTTTTCCTTTTATCTTGATTAAGAGAGGGATGTGGGATAAAGTTATTTTTTGTGAAGAAGGTATTCAGCAGAGGTATTATTAATAGATGACTAAGATTAAGGCATTTATTTTTTCTTTAAGAGGTAAGGCAATTATAATCGGCACCTTTTTTGTAATTATTTTTATGGGGGTTGCTGTCTATATCATCCTTTCGACCGAATGGTCCTATTATTTCAGAGACAGGGAGGATATGGCAAGGGTTCTGGCGGAAACCGCAGGGACAAGTTTTAGCAATACCATCCTCCATCAGGGAGTAGCCCCAGAGGGGACAAAGAATATTGACTATTATATACAAGACCTTTTAAGCAAAGAAAAGAGCATACTTACAATCAGCATCTTTGATAATAATGGAATGCCCATAGCGCACAGCAACTCTTTTGAGCACAAAAAGTTTTATAAAGACGCAAGAGAGGTCATTGCGCATAAGTCTACATTTTTGCGTGAGATTAAGGATAAGGAGAGAGGGCCTGTTTTGGAAGCCATAACACCGCTGATGGCCGGCAAAAAAAGGCTTGCCACGTTAAGGATAGAGTTCTCCCTGAAGGATTTATATGACAGGCTGACCCTCCGCGCTAAGAATATGTTCCTCCGGACTCTGATTGCTATTTCAGGCGCAATCCTCTTGCTACACTTTGGGATTAACGCGATGTTAAAACCTGTAAGAAGGCTTGCAAAGGTAATGGACAACATAGACTATGGAAGGTATAAAAATATCCCTATTGTTCCGAGAAATGATGAATTAGGGGTTATAGAGCGCAGCTTTTCTTCAATGGTAAAAAGGTTAAAGGAGGCGGATATAAAGTGGGAAAATACCTTTAACTCCATAACAGATATTATCTCCATCCATCAGATAGATTATAGGCTTGCTAAGGCCAACAGCGCCCTTGCCCTAAGGCTCAATACGACCCCTGAGGCTTTGGTGGGGATACACTGCTGGGAAATATATGATAACTCTAAGCGGAAATGTGCTGACTGTCCCAATGAAAAGACATTAAAGACAGGCAAGCCGTCGGTGAGCGAAAAAGAATATCAATCATTAGGGGGAATATTTCTCTCGTCTACCTTTCCATACTTCAATGAAGATGGCAAAATGATAGGGACCATCCATGTTGCTAAAGACATAACCCTTGAGAAGAAGCTGCAAGAGAGGCTCGTCAAGTCTGAGAAAATGGCCGCAATGGGGCAGATAGCGGCAGGTATTGCCCATGAAATCAATAACCCGTTAAACTCTATCACCGGTTATGTCTCCTACCTGCTGGAGGCGCGGGGCGAGGTCTCAGGAAAAGAGGAATTAGACAAAGTTCTAAAGGCAGCCATAAGATGCAAGGAAAGCGTAAGGAAGTTTTTAAACCTTACAAGGGAGACCCCTAAAAAGATGGAGTCTGTAAATGTAAAAGAGGTGATAGAAGACGTTCTTTCCATGTGCCACCATAGCATTTTCTCTCAAAAGATTAAGGTGACGAAAGAGATAACAGAGCAAGGCTTATGGGTAAAGGCCGATAAAAAGCAGATGGAAGAGGCCGTTGTAAATATAGTCATTAACGCCTGCCATGCTATGAAGGATGGAGGTGAGCTTACTGTAAAGGCCTATGAAGAAGGAGGCTCTGTAAAGATTGAGATAGCCGATACCGGTTATGGAATAGCCAAGGATGCTATAGACAAGATATTTGACCCCTTCTTTACTACTAAGGAGCCGGGGAGTGGAACAGGCCTGGGTCTGGCAGTGAGCCAGACTATTATAAAAAACAACGGCGGAGCCATTGATTGCCATAGCACATTAGGGAAAGGCGCCGCCTTTATCATTATATTACCGGGGGATAAATATGCCTTACAAAATTCTTATAGCCGATGACGAACCTGATACATTAGACCTCTGTTCCAAAGTTTTAACGAAGGAAGGGTATGAGGTCTCTACAGCAAAGGATGGCCTGGAGGCCCTCAAGATGATTAGGGAAAACACCTTTGACCTGCTCCTTCTTGATATAAGGATGCCTGGTAAAAATGGGATGGAGGTTCTGGAAGAGGCAACAGCTATCGGTCTGGATACAGTGATGATTACTGCCTATGCCAGCGTGGAAACTGCGGTTGAGGCCATAAAGAAAGGGGCAAGCGACTATCTCGTAAAACCCTTTGAGGCATCCGATATCCGTTCTGTGGTTAAAAAGGTCATTTCCCAGCAGAAGCCATTACTGACAGAAACTAACCTGACTGAAGGAACAGCAGGGTTTGAGTTATTTGTGGGTGATACCCAGGCTATGAAGGAAATTTATAGAATGATAGAACAAACAGCAGGGACTGATTGCAATATCCTTATAGAAGGTGAGAGCGGGACAGGCAAGGAACTTGTAGCAAGGACTATCCATCAAAATAGCACGAGAAAGGACGGCCCTTTTATTCCTATAAACTGCGGCGCAATGCCTGAGACCTTATTGGAGAGCGAGCTGTTTGGCCACACAAGGGGGGCATTTACCGGGGCAGTAGAATCAAAGAAAGGGCTTTTTGAGGCAGCAACGAACGGGACATTATTTTTTGATGAGATAGCCGAGATGTCTCCCCCCCTCCAGGTTAAACTGTTAAGGGTGCTTCAGGATAGGGAGATAAGGCCTGTTGGAGGCACTGACCTGAAAAAGGTCAATGTCCGGATAGTAGCGGCTACAAATAAAGAATTATCAAAAGAGGTGGCAGAGGGAGGTTTCAGGGATGACCTGTTTTACAGGTTGAGTGTTGTCTCCTTGAAGCTGCCGCCCTTAAGGGAGCGTAAAGACGACATCCCTGCGCTTATTCAGCATTTTATAAAAAAATACAACAAACTATATAATAGAGAGGTTAGCGGTATTACCGCGCAGGGGATTAAGTCCTTGATGGAATATTACTGGCACGGCAATGTCCGTGAACTGGAAAATGTTATTGAACGGGCTGTTATCCTTGAGAAAGATAAGTTGATAACGCCAAAAAATTTATCCATAGGGATGAAGGGAACAATCAAACCTGATGAAGGGCATTACAAAAACCTCCATGACCTGGAAAAGGAACATATTGAAGCTGTCTTCAAGGCTGTGAAAGGGAACAAGACAAAGGCGGCCGAGATACTCGGTATAGGGAGAAGAACCCTTTATGACAAGATTATTGCCTATGGCATTAAAGAGCAGGAGTGAAAACCTAATCCTCTTTTTACAAACCCCTTCTTAAGCAGAAAATAATACACTACATTATGGAACCTCTGATTTAATACCGTCACTCCGGCGAAGGCCGGAGTCCAGTGTTCGAAACAACTGTCCTCTGCTGGCGGGGGATTAAGGGGGCGGAGGGTGTTGGCGTGCCTTCCTCCCCCTGCAGGCTCCGCTATACCCCCATATTTATGCATGTTTTGAATAAATAAGTCTGCTGAATTGCAATTTTTATACACTTAATATTTAATTTGGGCAAACATTGCACATGGCTTGTTGTTTTTCTGCACACTTAGTGTATAACTTGGGCAGATATAGCCCACATTGTATTATACGTATTATACCTTTAATTTCAATAAGTTAAATGATATATCCAAAAACACTGTGCAGTAATTGCCCAAAGCGATAGGTGATTCCAAAACCCCCCTCCCGTTCTACGTTGTTAAAATACCCATTAAAATCAAAAGGTTAAGTAGAATTATTAAATTTTATAAACTCTGGCATAGTTGTTGCAGTAAAGTATGTTCTCTATCATATCAGTTATTATCTTAAAGGATTTGCTTTTTGTGTATTGAATATAAGAAAGAAAGGAGGATAGATTAAGGGTAGATTATAGGAAAGAAAGGTTAAAAGGTTTTGCAGTAGAAGTCAAATAAGGCAATAAAATCAGTTAATTATTAAAAGGAGGTGGAAACTAATGGATTTAACAAGAAGAAGTTTTTTAGAGATTAGCGCAGCTGCAGCAGGTGTTGCCGCTATAGGGAGCAAGGCACTTGCGCTCACTACCTTAAAGCCGGTGGTAAGCATCGAGAATGCGTTGGAGGTCTACCCTGACAGGGCATGGGAAAAGGTCTATCACGACCAGTATCGTTATGACAGGAGCTATACATTTAACTGCTCCCCGAACGATACCCACGGGTGCAAGGTAAGGGCATTTGTAAGAAATGGAATCATCATGAGGGTGGAGAGCAACTACGGCCATCAGGAGGCACAAGATTTATATGGTAACAAGGCCACAAGGAACTGGAACCCGAGGATGTGTCTTAAGGGCTACACCTTCCACAGAAAGGTTTACGGCCCATACAGGCTTAAATATCCAATCATGAGGAGTCAGTGGAAGCAATGGGCAGACGACGGGTTTCCATATCTGAGCAAGGATGTGATGCACAAATATAAATTTAGCGACAGGGCATCTGATCACTTTGTAAGGGTAACATGGGATGAGGTATTTACCTACATGGCAAAGTGTTATGTGGTAACCTCAAAGAGATACAGCGGGGAGGCAGGCGCACAGCTTTTAAGGGATGAGGGGTATCATGAGGAGATGATACGCGCATGCCAGGGCGCCGGCACAAGGACATTTAAATTCCGCGGCGGCATGGGGCAGTTGCAGGTACTGGGCATATACGGCATGTACCGTGTAGCAAACACGATGGCTATCCTTGACTCAATTACCCGGAATTTGACACATGAGCTTGAAGACGAGGCCCTCGGCGGCAGGAACTGGTGTAACTATACATGGCACGGAGACCAAGACCCAGGCCATCCATTTATACATGGATTGCAGCAGTCTGACATGGACTTAAATGACCACAGATTCAGCAAGCTTACCATCCACATGGGTAAAAACATGATTGAGAACAAGATGCCAGAGGCCCACTGGTTAAATGAGATGATGGAGAGGGGCGGTAAGATTGTAGTTGTATCGCCTGAGTATAACCCGACAGCCACCAAGTCTGACTACTGGATCCCTGTCCGGCCAAGCTCTGATACAGCGCTTCTCCTTGGCATCACAAAGATTATCATAGATGAAAACCTCTATGATGTGAAGTTTGTAAAGAATTTTACCGATTTCCCGATATTGATAAGGACCGACAATCTAAAGAGGCTCCTTGCAAGGGATGTATTCCCGAACTATACCCCTGGCCTTAAGCCGGAGGGCCATTCTTTAAAGATTCAGGGCATTACAAAGGCGCAGTATGACCAGATAGGCGGGGATTATTGCGTGTGGGATAAGAAGACCAATTCAGTAAAGGCTGTAACAAGGGATATGGTGGGTGATAAACTTACCGCGACCGGTATAGACCCGGCCCTTGAGGGGACATACATGGTAAAACTGGCAAACGGCCATGAAGTGCCGGTAATGCCTGTGTTCCAGATGTATAAGGTCCATCTTGAGGACTATGACATGGATACCGTGGCAGAGATCACAAGGTCGCCAAAGGAATTGATGGTGAAGCTTGCCCATGATATCGCCACTATTAAACCGGTGTCAATCCATTGCGGCGAGGGTGTCGGTCACTATTTCCATGCCACCTTAATGAACAGGGCGACATATCTGCCGCTCATGCTCACAGGCAACTTAGGCATATTCGGCTCAGGCTCACATGGATGGTCTGGCAATTACAAGGCCGCAAACTGGCAGGGCTCGAAGCACTCAGGCCCTGGCTTTTACGGCTGGATAGGAGAGGATGTGTTCCATCCGAACCTCGATGAGAATGCAGATGGAAAAGAGATACATGCCCATGGCAGGGCAAGGGATGAGGAGGTTGGATACTGGGCGCATGGGGATATGCCGCTGGTTGTAAACACCCCTAAATACGGCAGGAAGTGTTTTACAGGCGATACGCATATGCCGACACCTACAAAGACCCTTCACTTCGCCAATGTGAACCTCTTTAATCAGGCAAAATGGGCCTATCACCTATTCTTTAATGTAAATCCAAGGATAAATATGATAGTTTCCTCGGATGTTATAATGACATCTTCCATTGAATATGCCGATATTGGTCTTGCGGCAAACACATGGGTGGAAAAGCAGGTTCATGAAACAACATCCTCCTGCTCCAATCCATTTGTTGAGGTCTGGGGAGGAAAGGGCATCAGCATAGACCCGCTTGGGGATACATTGGATGACTTAAATATCCAGGCAGGTATTGCAAATGGTCTTGCAAAGGTTACAGGCGACCAGAGGTTTTATAATATGTATAAGTTTGCCCTTGAGGGAAAGCACTCTGTCTATCTACAGAGACTCTGGGATGGGTCAACAACATGCAGGGGTTACAAGGTAAAGGATATTGTGGCAAAGGGTGGGACAGCCCTTCTGAATTTCAGGACATATCCGAGGCAGCCGTTCTGGGAGGAGGTCCACGAATCAAAACCGGTCTGGACATCCACAGGGAGATTTGACGCATATTGCGATATCCCTGAGGCCATAGCAACAGGCGAAAACTTTATCGTCCAGAGAGAAGGGCCTGAGGCAACACAGTTTATGCAGAACGTCATTATAAGCACAAACCCATATCTCCGCCCTGACGACAACGGCATACCATTGGACGCCAAAGGCAGGGATGAGAGGACAGTGCGTAATATCAAGATGGCATGGGGCGAGGCA
Protein-coding sequences here:
- a CDS encoding molybdopterin-dependent oxidoreductase — its product is MDLTRRSFLEISAAAAGVAAIGSKALALTTLKPVVSIENALEVYPDRAWEKVYHDQYRYDRSYTFNCSPNDTHGCKVRAFVRNGIIMRVESNYGHQEAQDLYGNKATRNWNPRMCLKGYTFHRKVYGPYRLKYPIMRSQWKQWADDGFPYLSKDVMHKYKFSDRASDHFVRVTWDEVFTYMAKCYVVTSKRYSGEAGAQLLRDEGYHEEMIRACQGAGTRTFKFRGGMGQLQVLGIYGMYRVANTMAILDSITRNLTHELEDEALGGRNWCNYTWHGDQDPGHPFIHGLQQSDMDLNDHRFSKLTIHMGKNMIENKMPEAHWLNEMMERGGKIVVVSPEYNPTATKSDYWIPVRPSSDTALLLGITKIIIDENLYDVKFVKNFTDFPILIRTDNLKRLLARDVFPNYTPGLKPEGHSLKIQGITKAQYDQIGGDYCVWDKKTNSVKAVTRDMVGDKLTATGIDPALEGTYMVKLANGHEVPVMPVFQMYKVHLEDYDMDTVAEITRSPKELMVKLAHDIATIKPVSIHCGEGVGHYFHATLMNRATYLPLMLTGNLGIFGSGSHGWSGNYKAANWQGSKHSGPGFYGWIGEDVFHPNLDENADGKEIHAHGRARDEEVGYWAHGDMPLVVNTPKYGRKCFTGDTHMPTPTKTLHFANVNLFNQAKWAYHLFFNVNPRINMIVSSDVIMTSSIEYADIGLAANTWVEKQVHETTSSCSNPFVEVWGGKGISIDPLGDTLDDLNIQAGIANGLAKVTGDQRFYNMYKFALEGKHSVYLQRLWDGSTTCRGYKVKDIVAKGGTALLNFRTYPRQPFWEEVHESKPVWTSTGRFDAYCDIPEAIATGENFIVQREGPEATQFMQNVIISTNPYLRPDDNGIPLDAKGRDERTVRNIKMAWGEAKQTTNFLWEAGYRFWCVTPKTRHSTHSSWNEVDWNLIWASNYGDPYRMDKRMPSVGEHQVHIHPTAGKDFGIEDGDYMYVDANPADRPYVGWKPNEERYKATRCMLRAKYNPAYPYNVLMMKHGGANISTERSYKAAQTRPDGRALSKDTGYSSNFRSGSQQSLTTSWLMPMHQTDNLFHKKKVMYAATFGYEADNHGINSVPKEIVVKVSKAEDGGMNGKGVWDPVKTGYTPGHESDFMERYLHGELVTIMNVKRD